In one Parvibaculum sp. genomic region, the following are encoded:
- a CDS encoding DegQ family serine endoprotease encodes MMLILKAYRAMIAAVPGGPYPQELIAMTTGGKKYFVSMACGALALALVAPGVQAQPLDTRSAAPATAELERLPSFADLVEKVSPAVVSIRVAEERSVRAPAGTPDLPFPPGSPFERFFRDLQPQDPGNAPRGRQATALGSGFIISADGYIVTNNHVVGDGKDITVVRNDGTEMPAKLVGRDPKTDLALVKVESKSDLPYVAFGDSDTVRVGDWVLAVGNPFGLGGTVTTGIVSARGREIGAGPYDDFIQIDASINRGNSGGPTFDVRGNVIGVNTAIFSPSGGSVGIGFAIPASIASKVIADLKDSGRVTRGWLGVTIQQVDSEMASSLALDKPQGALVAQVADDSPAKKAGVQIGDVILNVDGKDMEDVRAVSRTVAELKPDTRSKIVVWRDGKRRTLTANIGTFPDTVDVAAAEPGEAPAATATKSLGLALTQTPDGVVVQSVDPASDAAEKGIRPGDVIVKVSGKDVKKPSDVVAGVEEASKADKSSVLLLLRSEEQQRFVALSLNKS; translated from the coding sequence ATGATGCTGATCCTCAAAGCCTATCGAGCAATGATTGCCGCCGTCCCGGGCGGCCCGTATCCACAGGAGTTGATCGCGATGACGACCGGCGGAAAGAAATACTTCGTTTCCATGGCCTGTGGCGCGTTGGCGCTGGCGCTCGTTGCGCCGGGCGTTCAGGCGCAGCCGCTCGACACAAGATCGGCCGCACCCGCCACCGCCGAGCTTGAACGTTTGCCGAGCTTCGCCGATCTGGTGGAGAAGGTGAGCCCCGCCGTGGTCAGCATTCGCGTTGCCGAGGAGCGCAGCGTTCGCGCACCGGCCGGCACGCCCGACCTGCCATTCCCGCCCGGCAGCCCCTTCGAGCGCTTCTTCCGCGATCTGCAGCCGCAGGACCCGGGCAACGCACCGCGCGGCCGTCAGGCAACCGCGCTGGGCTCGGGCTTCATCATCTCGGCCGACGGCTACATCGTCACCAACAATCATGTCGTCGGCGACGGCAAGGACATCACGGTGGTCCGCAACGACGGCACGGAAATGCCGGCCAAGCTCGTCGGCCGCGATCCGAAGACCGATCTGGCGCTGGTCAAGGTCGAGAGCAAATCCGATCTGCCCTATGTCGCCTTCGGCGATTCCGACACGGTTCGCGTCGGCGACTGGGTGCTGGCGGTCGGCAATCCCTTCGGTCTCGGCGGTACGGTGACGACCGGCATCGTTTCGGCGCGCGGCCGCGAAATCGGCGCCGGTCCCTATGACGATTTCATCCAGATCGACGCCTCGATCAACCGCGGCAATTCCGGCGGCCCGACCTTCGACGTGCGCGGCAACGTGATCGGCGTCAACACGGCGATCTTCTCGCCGAGCGGCGGCAGCGTCGGCATCGGTTTCGCCATTCCCGCTTCGATCGCCTCCAAGGTCATCGCCGACCTGAAGGACAGCGGCCGCGTGACGCGCGGCTGGCTCGGCGTCACGATCCAGCAGGTCGACTCCGAGATGGCGTCCTCCCTCGCGCTCGACAAGCCGCAAGGCGCGCTTGTGGCGCAGGTCGCCGACGACAGCCCGGCCAAAAAGGCCGGTGTCCAGATCGGCGACGTCATTCTGAACGTCGACGGCAAGGATATGGAAGACGTGCGCGCGGTGAGCCGCACCGTCGCCGAACTGAAGCCCGACACGCGCTCGAAGATCGTCGTCTGGCGCGACGGCAAGCGCCGCACGCTGACGGCGAATATCGGCACCTTCCCCGACACGGTCGATGTCGCGGCCGCCGAGCCGGGCGAAGCGCCGGCCGCCACCGCGACGAAGAGCCTCGGCCTTGCGCTGACGCAGACGCCGGACGGCGTCGTGGTGCAGAGCGTCGATCCCGCGAGCGACGCGGCCGAAAAGGGCATACGGCCCGGCGACGTGATCGTGAAAGTCTCCGGCAAGGACGTGAAAAAGCCCAGCGATGTCGTTGCCGGCGTCGAAGAGGCGAGCAAGGCCGACAAGAGCTCGGTGCTTCTGCTTCTGCGCAGCGAGGAACAGCAGCGTTTCGTCGCGCTGTCGCTCAACAAGTCCTAG
- a CDS encoding peptidoglycan-binding protein, producing the protein MLSEIQKQTAKAIVNIFETGRALGDYGRVTLLAGDSGHLTYGMAQTTLGSGNLYLLIKAYCAAPGAAYAAALRPYLQSLADIDLRLDNDMKFRGLLKDAGADPAMQETQDSFFDRVFWRPSAEAASKLGLAEALSLAVVYDSTIHGSWAAMRDRTVAKVGLPSKTGERGWIGAYVKERRNWLATHSNPLLGKTVYRMDAFEALIGAKNWQLALPVAVRGVRIDQTVFDYRPPVPVSAVDAATRNLRLTQPHMTGADVRALEEALVRDGYAINVDGVFDAGLEGALKSFQKEHGLVADGIAGPATRMILGL; encoded by the coding sequence ATGCTCAGCGAAATTCAGAAGCAGACGGCAAAAGCCATCGTCAATATCTTCGAGACGGGACGCGCGCTCGGTGACTATGGTCGCGTGACGCTGCTGGCCGGCGACAGCGGACACCTGACCTACGGCATGGCGCAGACGACGCTTGGCAGCGGCAATCTCTATCTGCTGATCAAGGCTTATTGCGCGGCGCCGGGCGCAGCCTATGCGGCGGCGCTGAGGCCCTATCTGCAAAGCCTCGCCGACATCGACCTGCGGCTCGACAACGACATGAAATTTCGCGGCCTGCTGAAAGACGCCGGCGCGGACCCCGCGATGCAGGAAACGCAGGACAGTTTTTTCGACCGCGTCTTCTGGCGTCCCTCCGCCGAGGCGGCATCGAAGCTCGGTCTTGCCGAAGCGCTGTCGCTGGCGGTCGTTTACGACAGCACGATCCACGGCTCATGGGCGGCGATGCGCGACCGGACCGTGGCGAAAGTCGGCCTGCCGTCGAAAACCGGCGAGCGCGGCTGGATCGGCGCCTATGTGAAGGAACGCCGAAACTGGCTGGCGACGCATTCAAACCCGCTGCTCGGCAAAACCGTCTACCGGATGGATGCCTTCGAGGCGTTGATCGGCGCAAAGAACTGGCAACTCGCGCTGCCGGTCGCGGTGCGCGGCGTTCGTATCGACCAGACCGTTTTCGACTACCGGCCGCCGGTGCCGGTCTCGGCCGTCGATGCCGCAACGCGCAACCTGCGCCTGACACAGCCCCACATGACCGGCGCCGATGTTCGCGCACTGGAAGAGGCGCTGGTGAGGGACGGCTATGCGATCAATGTCGACGGTGTCTTCGACGCCGGGCTCGAAGGCGCATTGAAGTCTTTCCAGAAGGAACACGGGCTCGTTGCCGACGGCATCGCCGGCCCGGCAACGCGAATGATATTGGGGCTCTGA
- a CDS encoding response regulator transcription factor, translating to MRILVIEDDLEAAAYVVKGLRESGHIVDHAADGEEGLTLAFSSTFDVMIVDRMLPKRDGLSVVETLREEAVRTPVLFLSALGEVDDRIKGLKAGGDDYLTKPYAFAELLARIEVLVRRSNPDQVRTRLQVGNLEIDLLARKVVREGTEIDLQPREFRLLEYLMKHAGQVVTRTMLLENVWEYHFDPQTNVIDVHISRLRAKIDKNFEQPLLHTVRGAGYSLRAAD from the coding sequence ATGCGCATTCTGGTGATCGAGGACGATCTGGAAGCCGCCGCCTATGTCGTGAAGGGCCTGCGCGAAAGCGGGCACATCGTCGACCATGCGGCGGATGGCGAGGAAGGGCTGACCTTGGCCTTCTCCAGCACCTTCGACGTGATGATCGTCGACCGCATGCTCCCCAAGCGCGACGGCCTGAGCGTCGTCGAGACGCTGCGCGAGGAGGCCGTGCGCACACCGGTGCTCTTCCTCTCCGCGCTGGGCGAGGTCGACGACCGCATCAAGGGCCTGAAGGCGGGTGGCGACGACTACCTGACCAAGCCCTATGCCTTCGCCGAACTGCTGGCCCGCATTGAAGTGCTGGTGCGCCGCTCCAACCCCGATCAGGTCCGCACCCGCCTCCAGGTCGGCAATCTCGAAATCGACCTGCTCGCCCGCAAGGTGGTCCGCGAAGGCACCGAAATCGACCTTCAGCCGCGCGAATTCCGCCTGCTCGAATATCTGATGAAGCATGCCGGCCAGGTCGTCACGCGGACCATGTTGCTGGAGAACGTCTGGGAGTATCATTTCGATCCGCAGACAAACGTGATCGATGTGCATATCTCGCGGCTGAGAGCCAAGATCGACAAGAATTTTGAACAGCCGCTCTTGCATACCGTTCGGGGAGCCGGATACTCGCTACGTGCCGCTGACTAA
- the ccmE gene encoding cytochrome c maturation protein CcmE, translating to MTRKQRRAAFIAIGLAILALAVGLVLYAMRDNIVFFHSPSDVVEREVAPGQRIRLGGLVEAGSVETLADGAARFAVTDMVETIRVTYRGILPDLFREGQGVVAEGVLLEDGSFAADTVLAKHDETYMPPEVVDALKRTGNWQGEGAEASHAETYGQGAYP from the coding sequence ATGACGCGCAAGCAGCGCCGCGCCGCATTCATCGCTATCGGTCTTGCCATTCTGGCGCTCGCCGTCGGGCTGGTGCTTTATGCGATGCGCGACAACATCGTCTTCTTTCACAGCCCGAGCGACGTCGTCGAACGCGAAGTCGCGCCCGGCCAGCGCATCCGCCTTGGCGGTCTGGTGGAAGCGGGTTCGGTCGAAACGCTTGCCGACGGCGCGGCGCGCTTCGCGGTCACCGACATGGTCGAGACGATCCGGGTTACCTATCGCGGCATCCTGCCGGACCTGTTCCGCGAGGGGCAGGGCGTCGTCGCCGAGGGCGTGCTGCTGGAAGACGGAAGCTTCGCCGCCGACACGGTGCTTGCCAAGCACGACGAAACCTACATGCCGCCCGAAGTCGTCGACGCGCTGAAGCGCACCGGCAACTGGCAGGGCGAAGGCGCCGAGGCGTCGCACGCCGAGACCTACGGGCAGGGCGCTTATCCATGA
- a CDS encoding acylase, with product MLRIVKTGGLGLAGLALAVLAVILVRGAVETPARIDPAPLIERAADYDVLIRRDEWGVPHILGTSDADAAFGVGFAHAEDDYATIEEVAIATRGNLASVKGEKAAVGDYLVHLMRVWETVEARYESDLSAEVRRVIEAYADGVNYYAALNPDRVTPGFLPLTGKDIAAGFMFKTPFFYGLDKTLTAIFEGRIGKAGGLSKEGVDAFLPTQTPLPVGSNAVAVSPARSADGKTRLLVNSHQPFTGPVAWWEAVVRSAEGWHVAGGFFPGTPFMLHGHNRHLGWANTVNEPDLIDVYALTLNPDNEDQYLLDGEWRDFEKQVAEIRVDLWGPFWWTAARDVLFSEHGPVLKTDAGAFAVRYAGMGEIRQVEQYYALNKATQLGEWIEAMKLQTLPSINYIYADRQGNIAYVYNAQFPARVEGPDWSGVVAGEDSSLIWQGYLPFEAVPKLFNPNSGFLYNANNTPFRATAPHDNLRAEQFAASMGIQTDMTNRAMRAEETWGADRSITAEEFRTYKYDLKYSDGSKMARLIEEVLQADADGDADLAEAQRILAGWDRVANRESRGAALGVLMAEPVVRAGLMGRDPPAALDTLRDAIATLKTHHGRLDPLWGDVNRLRRGDVDLPVDGGPDTLRAIYGRLEADGTLTARGGDTLIMFVEWDRQGRLTSESVHQFGSATLDETSPHYADQAPLFATMRTRPVRFEEEDLEGHIAESYRPGER from the coding sequence GTGCTGCGGATCGTCAAAACAGGGGGATTGGGGCTTGCCGGCCTCGCGCTTGCGGTGCTCGCCGTCATTCTGGTCAGGGGCGCCGTCGAGACCCCCGCGCGCATCGACCCCGCACCGTTGATCGAACGCGCGGCCGATTACGACGTGCTCATCCGCCGCGACGAATGGGGCGTGCCGCATATTCTCGGGACGAGCGACGCCGATGCCGCTTTCGGCGTCGGCTTCGCCCATGCCGAGGACGATTATGCGACGATCGAGGAAGTCGCTATCGCGACACGCGGCAATCTCGCATCGGTGAAGGGCGAGAAGGCGGCGGTCGGCGACTATCTCGTTCATCTGATGCGGGTGTGGGAAACGGTCGAGGCGCGCTACGAAAGCGACCTCAGCGCGGAAGTGCGGCGCGTGATCGAGGCCTATGCGGACGGCGTCAACTACTATGCAGCCCTCAATCCGGACCGGGTAACGCCCGGTTTCCTGCCGCTTACAGGCAAGGACATTGCCGCCGGCTTCATGTTCAAGACGCCGTTCTTCTATGGGCTCGACAAAACGCTGACGGCGATTTTCGAGGGACGGATCGGCAAGGCGGGCGGCTTGTCCAAGGAAGGCGTCGATGCGTTCCTGCCGACGCAGACGCCGCTGCCGGTCGGCTCCAACGCCGTCGCAGTCAGCCCCGCGCGCTCGGCCGACGGCAAGACGCGGCTCCTCGTCAATTCGCACCAGCCTTTCACCGGTCCCGTCGCCTGGTGGGAGGCGGTGGTGCGCAGTGCCGAAGGCTGGCATGTGGCCGGCGGATTTTTCCCCGGTACACCGTTCATGCTGCATGGCCACAACCGGCATCTGGGCTGGGCCAACACCGTCAACGAGCCCGACCTCATCGACGTCTATGCCCTGACGCTCAATCCCGACAATGAAGACCAGTATCTCCTCGACGGCGAATGGCGCGACTTCGAAAAGCAGGTGGCGGAAATTCGCGTCGATCTCTGGGGACCGTTCTGGTGGACGGCGGCGCGCGACGTTCTGTTCTCGGAGCACGGGCCGGTGCTGAAGACCGACGCGGGCGCCTTTGCCGTGCGCTATGCAGGCATGGGAGAGATCCGGCAGGTCGAACAATATTACGCGCTCAACAAGGCGACGCAGCTCGGCGAATGGATCGAGGCGATGAAGCTGCAGACGCTGCCGAGCATCAATTACATCTATGCGGACCGGCAGGGAAACATCGCCTATGTCTACAACGCGCAGTTTCCGGCGCGCGTCGAGGGGCCGGACTGGTCGGGCGTCGTCGCGGGCGAAGATTCAAGCCTGATCTGGCAGGGTTACCTGCCTTTCGAGGCGGTGCCGAAACTCTTCAATCCCAATTCGGGCTTTCTCTACAACGCCAATAACACGCCCTTCCGCGCCACGGCGCCGCACGACAATCTGCGGGCGGAGCAATTCGCCGCGTCGATGGGCATTCAGACCGACATGACCAACCGGGCGATGCGCGCCGAGGAAACATGGGGCGCCGACCGTTCGATCACGGCCGAGGAATTCCGGACCTACAAATACGATCTGAAATACAGCGACGGCTCGAAAATGGCGCGGCTGATCGAGGAGGTGTTGCAGGCGGATGCCGATGGCGACGCCGATCTCGCCGAAGCGCAGCGTATTCTGGCCGGATGGGACCGCGTGGCGAACAGGGAGAGCCGCGGCGCGGCGCTCGGTGTGTTGATGGCCGAGCCCGTGGTGCGCGCCGGGCTGATGGGGCGCGATCCGCCCGCCGCGCTCGACACGCTGCGCGACGCCATCGCAACGCTGAAAACCCATCACGGCCGTCTCGATCCGCTATGGGGCGACGTCAACCGGCTCCGGCGCGGCGATGTCGACCTCCCCGTCGATGGTGGGCCCGACACGTTGCGCGCCATCTATGGCAGGCTCGAAGCGGACGGCACGCTGACCGCGCGCGGCGGCGACACGTTGATCATGTTCGTGGAATGGGACCGGCAGGGACGGCTGACGTCGGAGAGCGTTCACCAGTTCGGTTCGGCGACGCTCGATGAGACTTCGCCGCATTATGCCGATCAGGCGCCGCTCTTTGCGACGATGCGGACAAGGCCTGTGCGTTTTGAGGAGGAAGACCTCGAGGGTCACATCGCCGAGAGCTACAGGCCGGGCGAGCGGTGA
- a CDS encoding cytochrome c-type biogenesis protein, protein MRTGLAAFLLLLALAAPGFAALDPSEMLDDPAAEARARAISKELRCMVCQNQSIDDSDAELARDLRMVVRDRIRAGDSDAEVFDFVVARYGDFVLMTPPFRPETWLLWLAPGLVLIVGGGIVLLTLRRVRAAGAGPRLTAEEKARLAALTGPDDAEKAE, encoded by the coding sequence ATGCGCACGGGCCTCGCGGCTTTTCTGCTTTTGCTGGCGCTCGCCGCGCCGGGCTTTGCCGCACTCGACCCGAGCGAGATGCTCGACGACCCCGCCGCGGAAGCCCGCGCCCGCGCCATCTCCAAAGAACTCCGCTGCATGGTTTGCCAGAACCAGTCGATCGACGATTCCGATGCGGAACTGGCGCGCGATCTCCGCATGGTGGTGCGCGACCGCATTCGCGCCGGCGACAGCGACGCCGAAGTCTTCGATTTCGTCGTCGCCCGCTATGGCGATTTCGTGCTGATGACCCCGCCTTTCAGGCCCGAGACATGGCTGCTCTGGCTGGCGCCCGGCCTCGTGCTGATCGTCGGCGGCGGCATCGTACTGCTGACCCTGCGCCGGGTGCGCGCCGCCGGCGCCGGTCCCCGGCTCACAGCCGAGGAAAAAGCCCGGCTGGCGGCCCTGACCGGCCCGGACGACGCCGAAAAGGCCGAATAG
- a CDS encoding heme lyase CcmF/NrfE family subunit: protein MIIEIGHFALVLALAVAVAQMVAPMLGAHRRDATLMGIAGPAALLQFALVLLAFAALTWAFLVSDFSLKLAYDNSHSAKPLIYKISGVWGNHEGSMVLWVLILALFGAMVALFGANLPATLRARVLSVQASIAVAFLLFVVFTSNPFVRLDPAPFEGTGLNPLLQDRALAFHPPWLYAGYVGYSMTFSFAVAALLEGRVDASWARWVRPWALAAWLSLTIGIAMGSWWAYYTLGWGGFWFWDPVENASLMPWIVGTALLHSAIVAEKRGALKSWTLLLAIIAFSLSLLGTFLVRSGVLTSVHAFAVDPERGIFILGILIFFVGGSLALYAWRAPLLKTDGIFAPVSREGALLVNNLLLAAATAAVFFGTLYPLLLDALDGPKITVGPTFFNLTFAPIFIVLLVLVPFGPLLGWKRADIQAAAERLMAAAGLAFVAMLVAYGFMWDGPWLAPLGIALAVWLVAGAASEIAYRIKLFSAPLAESLGRVRRLPRAAWGMALAHGGLGIAVAGIVGVTAWRAETIVALAPGESAELAGYTLTLEAVGMRDGPNFEATTGIVRIDRGERFVARLMPEKRRFPAERQEKTEAGIHTNLVSDIYVVLGDVAGEGKWVVRAYRNALAPWIWIGGMIMALGGAISLTDRRLRVGAPVNAKIHAGARPAAAE, encoded by the coding sequence ATGATTATCGAGATTGGCCATTTCGCGCTGGTGCTGGCGCTTGCCGTTGCCGTCGCGCAGATGGTGGCGCCGATGCTGGGCGCGCATCGCCGCGACGCGACGCTGATGGGCATTGCCGGGCCGGCGGCGCTGCTGCAATTCGCGCTGGTGCTGCTCGCCTTCGCCGCCCTGACATGGGCCTTCCTCGTTTCCGATTTCTCGCTGAAACTCGCCTACGACAATTCGCATTCGGCCAAGCCGCTGATCTACAAGATTTCCGGCGTCTGGGGGAACCATGAAGGCTCGATGGTTCTCTGGGTGCTGATCCTCGCGCTGTTCGGCGCGATGGTGGCGCTGTTCGGCGCCAACCTCCCGGCAACGTTGCGCGCCCGCGTGTTGTCGGTGCAGGCCTCGATCGCGGTCGCTTTCCTGCTCTTCGTCGTCTTCACCTCCAATCCGTTCGTGCGGCTCGACCCCGCGCCTTTCGAGGGCACAGGGCTCAACCCGCTGCTCCAGGACCGCGCGCTCGCCTTTCACCCGCCCTGGCTCTATGCGGGTTATGTCGGCTATTCGATGACGTTTTCCTTCGCTGTCGCGGCGCTGCTGGAAGGCCGTGTCGACGCAAGCTGGGCGCGCTGGGTGCGGCCCTGGGCGCTCGCCGCCTGGCTCTCGCTCACCATCGGCATCGCGATGGGTTCGTGGTGGGCCTACTACACGCTCGGCTGGGGCGGCTTCTGGTTCTGGGACCCGGTCGAGAACGCTTCGCTGATGCCGTGGATCGTCGGCACGGCGCTGCTCCACTCGGCCATCGTCGCCGAAAAACGCGGCGCTCTGAAGAGCTGGACGCTGCTGCTCGCCATCATCGCCTTCTCGTTGTCGCTGCTCGGCACGTTCCTCGTGCGCTCCGGCGTGCTGACATCGGTCCATGCCTTCGCCGTCGATCCCGAGCGCGGCATCTTCATTCTCGGTATTCTAATTTTCTTCGTCGGCGGTTCGCTGGCGCTTTATGCGTGGCGCGCGCCGCTCTTGAAGACGGACGGCATTTTCGCGCCGGTCAGCCGCGAAGGCGCATTGCTGGTCAACAATCTGCTGCTTGCCGCCGCAACCGCCGCCGTATTCTTCGGCACGCTCTATCCGCTGCTGCTCGATGCCCTGGACGGGCCGAAGATTACCGTTGGCCCGACCTTCTTCAATCTCACCTTCGCACCGATTTTCATTGTGTTGCTTGTGTTGGTGCCGTTCGGGCCCTTGCTTGGTTGGAAGCGCGCCGACATTCAGGCCGCCGCCGAGCGCCTGATGGCTGCGGCCGGGCTCGCCTTCGTCGCGATGCTGGTTGCCTACGGTTTCATGTGGGACGGGCCCTGGCTCGCACCGCTCGGCATCGCGCTTGCCGTCTGGCTGGTGGCCGGTGCAGCGTCGGAGATCGCCTACCGGATCAAACTCTTTTCGGCGCCCCTGGCCGAGAGCCTCGGCCGCGTCCGCCGTTTGCCGCGCGCCGCATGGGGCATGGCGCTGGCGCATGGCGGCCTCGGCATCGCGGTTGCCGGCATTGTCGGCGTCACAGCATGGCGCGCCGAAACCATCGTCGCACTCGCGCCGGGCGAAAGCGCCGAACTTGCCGGCTACACGCTGACGCTTGAAGCGGTCGGCATGCGCGACGGGCCGAATTTCGAGGCGACGACAGGCATCGTCCGCATCGATCGCGGCGAACGCTTCGTCGCCCGCCTGATGCCGGAGAAGCGCCGCTTCCCGGCCGAGCGTCAGGAGAAAACCGAAGCCGGCATCCACACCAATCTGGTTTCCGACATCTATGTCGTACTCGGGGACGTGGCGGGCGAGGGCAAATGGGTCGTGCGCGCCTACCGCAATGCACTGGCGCCGTGGATATGGATCGGCGGCATGATCATGGCGCTTGGCGGCGCCATATCGCTGACCGACCGGCGCCTGCGCGTCGGCGCTCCGGTCAATGCAAAAATCCATGCGGGCGCGCGGCCCGCCGCGGCAGAGTAG
- a CDS encoding HAMP domain-containing sensor histidine kinase — translation MPLTNLLKTSTFRLAVIYLALFAASAITLLAYVYWNTAGFLARQTDEAVEAEITGLAEQYRQGGLPLLVHTVIQRSRDPGQSLYLVLDPAGRVLAGTLDARPAIEVGADGWFDFDYNRKTLDGTEVKAARARAFFLPEGYYLLVGRDVQERREIENLITNALIWAIAMTVALGLAGGLFMSRNMLARVDEINRSSRDIMDGDLSQRLPIAGTGDELDQLGRNLNAMLDQIEALMTGMRQVTDNIAHDLRSPLNRLRNRLEVTLMQEASPADYRHALERTIAEADNLLSTFNALLMIARAEAGSLREAMTWVDLAAIVNDAAELYEPVAEQSGLTLRVDVQEGLQIRGNRELLSQATANLIDNALKHGLPQSGDAEHIITVSAMPDPARPGRGVVLAVADRGIGIPAGERHHVLERFVRLEASRNTPGSGLGLSLVAAVARLHGGQIELEDNNPGLKVNLHLPVMGR, via the coding sequence GTGCCGCTGACTAATCTCCTCAAGACCTCGACCTTTCGGCTCGCGGTCATCTATCTGGCGCTGTTCGCCGCTTCGGCGATCACGCTTCTGGCCTATGTCTATTGGAACACCGCCGGCTTTCTGGCGCGCCAGACCGACGAGGCGGTGGAAGCCGAAATCACCGGTCTTGCCGAACAATACCGGCAGGGCGGGTTGCCGCTGCTGGTCCATACGGTGATCCAGCGCTCGCGCGATCCCGGCCAGAGTCTCTATCTGGTGCTCGATCCGGCCGGCCGCGTCCTCGCCGGCACGCTGGACGCGCGCCCCGCCATCGAGGTCGGCGCCGATGGCTGGTTCGACTTCGACTACAACCGCAAGACGCTCGACGGTACCGAAGTGAAGGCCGCCCGCGCCCGCGCCTTCTTTCTGCCGGAGGGCTACTACCTGCTGGTCGGCCGCGACGTGCAGGAGCGCCGCGAGATCGAAAACCTCATCACCAATGCGCTGATCTGGGCCATCGCCATGACGGTCGCGCTCGGCCTTGCCGGCGGTCTGTTTATGAGCCGCAACATGCTGGCCCGCGTCGACGAAATCAACCGGTCGAGCCGCGACATCATGGATGGCGACCTCTCGCAGCGCCTGCCGATCGCCGGAACCGGCGACGAGCTCGACCAGCTCGGCCGCAATCTCAACGCGATGCTCGACCAGATCGAAGCGCTGATGACCGGCATGCGACAGGTCACCGACAACATCGCCCACGACCTCCGCAGCCCGCTCAACCGCCTGCGCAATCGCCTCGAAGTCACGTTGATGCAGGAAGCCTCCCCCGCCGACTACCGCCATGCGCTCGAGCGAACCATCGCCGAGGCCGACAATCTGCTCAGCACGTTCAATGCGCTGTTGATGATCGCACGCGCCGAAGCCGGGTCGCTGCGCGAGGCGATGACGTGGGTCGACCTCGCCGCAATCGTCAACGACGCCGCCGAACTCTATGAGCCTGTCGCCGAGCAGAGCGGCCTGACCCTGCGGGTGGACGTGCAAGAAGGACTGCAGATTCGCGGCAATCGCGAGCTGCTGTCGCAGGCGACCGCCAACCTGATCGACAACGCGCTAAAGCATGGCCTTCCGCAGTCCGGCGACGCCGAGCACATCATCACGGTGTCCGCGATGCCCGATCCGGCGCGTCCGGGCCGCGGCGTGGTTCTCGCCGTTGCCGACCGCGGCATCGGCATTCCGGCCGGCGAACGGCATCATGTGCTCGAACGTTTTGTGCGCCTCGAAGCAAGCCGCAACACGCCGGGCTCGGGCCTTGGTCTCAGCCTCGTTGCCGCCGTGGCGCGGCTGCACGGCGGGCAGATCGAACTGGAAGACAACAATCCCGGCCTCAAGGTCAATCTGCACCTCCCGGTCATGGGCCGCTGA
- the ccmI gene encoding c-type cytochrome biogenesis protein CcmI, whose protein sequence is MAFSGDIPLFVALALLAGIVVTFLLRPLRTGRTRADAGESEVALYRDQLAEIGRDVDRGVIGEAEADAARIEVSRRLLAADEMRQEAARCGETADPRWRKGMAVVLALGVPLLALAIYLQEGSPGLPDRPIAARLAAPADTLPVEALIVRIERRLKEQPDDLQGWELVAPTYLRLGRYDDAAGAWTRAIILDGVTAERLAARGEARVLAAEGRVTAGARADFEKAAALDAGEPRAQYFLGLADYDEGRRDAALARWKELLAGAPEDAAWAAAVEARIAAVEAEIAPK, encoded by the coding sequence TTGGCATTTTCGGGCGACATTCCGCTCTTCGTCGCGCTTGCTCTTCTGGCCGGCATCGTCGTGACGTTCCTGCTCCGGCCCTTGCGGACCGGCAGGACGCGCGCCGACGCGGGCGAGAGTGAAGTTGCGCTTTACCGCGACCAGCTCGCCGAAATCGGCCGCGACGTCGATCGCGGCGTGATCGGCGAGGCCGAGGCCGATGCGGCGCGCATCGAGGTTTCACGCCGCCTGCTCGCCGCCGACGAGATGCGGCAGGAGGCGGCGCGCTGCGGCGAGACAGCGGACCCGCGCTGGCGCAAGGGCATGGCCGTGGTGCTGGCGCTCGGCGTGCCGCTGCTGGCGCTGGCGATCTACCTGCAGGAAGGGTCGCCCGGCCTGCCGGACCGGCCGATTGCGGCGCGGCTTGCGGCGCCGGCCGACACCCTGCCGGTCGAGGCATTGATCGTTCGTATCGAACGGCGGCTGAAGGAGCAGCCGGACGATCTGCAAGGCTGGGAGCTGGTCGCGCCGACTTATCTGCGTCTCGGCCGCTACGACGACGCGGCAGGCGCCTGGACGCGGGCGATCATCCTCGATGGCGTGACAGCCGAAAGGCTGGCGGCGCGCGGCGAGGCACGTGTGTTGGCTGCCGAAGGCCGGGTGACGGCGGGCGCCAGGGCCGATTTCGAGAAGGCCGCCGCCCTCGATGCGGGAGAACCGCGCGCGCAATATTTCCTCGGCCTTGCCGATTACGACGAAGGCCGCCGCGACGCCGCGCTCGCCCGCTGGAAAGAGCTGCTGGCCGGCGCCCCCGAAGACGCCGCCTGGGCTGCGGCGGTCGAGGCGCGCATCGCCGCCGTTGAGGCGGAAATCGCCCCGAAGTAA